One window of the Onychostoma macrolepis isolate SWU-2019 chromosome 21, ASM1243209v1, whole genome shotgun sequence genome contains the following:
- the serpinf1 gene encoding LOW QUALITY PROTEIN: pigment epithelium-derived factor (The sequence of the model RefSeq protein was modified relative to this genomic sequence to represent the inferred CDS: inserted 1 base in 1 codon) gives MRKVVVLFGLWSLLSLSHAQLTDTAEAEGEEEAVDLFTTPRTKLAAAASDFGFNLFRQLAARDPKASVFLXPMSISAAFTQLSMGASERAEKQIYRALRYHTLQDSQLHDTLRDLLSSLRASAKGFKSADRILLARKLRLRLEYLNSVEKQYGVRPQTLAGGARDLKTVNDWFKQQTGGKVEQVVTSLSRNTAVLPVGAAFLKGKWITRFSKVNKMENFQRDGESPALIPMMEQENYPVKMGIDPDLGCTIAQVPMEDGISMYFFLPDEVTRNLTLIEEALTAEFVQDLSNTLHAVQVLLTLPVIKLSYSKDLLPSLSDLGLSEWLAETELVKITNQPVKLNAVHHKVVMETAPEGAEYASTTPTVNSQSLALTYRVDRPFLFLVRDEPSGALLFIGKVLNPRDIGRV, from the exons ATGAGGAAGGTAGTCGTGCTGTTTGGTTTATGGAGTCTTCTGTCCCTCTCACATGCTCAGTTG ACAGATACAGCAGAGGCTGAAGGTGAGGAAGAGGCGGTTGACCTTTTTACTACTCCACGCACCAAGTTGGCTGCCGCAGCCTCTGATTTTGGCTTCAACCTGTTCCGTCAGCTGGCAGCACGTGATCCCAAGGCCAGCGTCTTCC TCCCCATGAGTATCTCAGCAGCCTTTACACAGCTTTCAATGG GGGCATCTGAACGGGCTGAGAAACAGATTTACAGGGCCCTCCGCTACCACACCCTGCAAGACAGTCAGCTCCATGACACGCTGAGAGACCTTCTATCCTCACTCAGAGCATCTGCCAAGGGCTTCAAGTCAGCAGATCGCATCCTTTTGGCTAGGA AACTTCGTCTCAGGCTGGAATACCTCAACAGTGTAGAGAAGCAATATGGGGTACGCCCTCAAACTCTTGCGGGTGGAGCCCGGGACCTTAAGACTGTTAATGATTGGTTTAAACAGCAAACTGGTGGAAAAGTAGAACAAGTCGTTACTTCGCTTTCTCGTAACACAGCTGTGTTGCCTGTGGGAGCAGCCTTCTTAAAAG gTAAATGGATAACTAGGTTCAGCAAAGTTAATAAGATGGAGAACTTCCAGAGGGATGGAGAATCCCCAGCTCTTATTCCCATGATGGAGCAGGAGAATTACCCAGTAAAAATGGGTATTGACCCTGACCTTGGCTGCACG ATAGCCCAGGTTCCTATGGAGGACGGAATAAGCATGTATTTCTTCTTACCCGATGAGGTGACACGGAATCTAACTCTAATAGAGGAAGCACTTACAGCTGAATTTGTCCAGGACCTTTCCAATACCCTCCATGCAGTACAGGTGCTGCTTACACTTCCTGTTATCAAACTCAGTTACAGCAAAGACCTGCTGCCCTCCCTCTCTGACCTTG GCCTGTCTGAATGGTTGGCAGAGACGGAACTTGTCAAAATTACCAATCAGCCAGTTAAGTTAAATGCTGTCCATCATAAGGTTGTCATGGAAACAGCTCCAGAGGGCGCAGAGTATGCCAGCACCACCCCCACTGTCAACAGCCAGTCGCTGGCTCTAACATACCGCGTAGACCGGCCTTTCCTCTTTCTAGTCAGAGATGAGCCATCAGGTGCACTTCTCTTCATTGGGAAAGTGCTGAACCCACGTGACATAGGAAGGGTATGA
- the serpinf2a gene encoding alpha-2-antiplasmin produces the protein MKHCLIVLITLCFFRFGLLASNETDDGKVNCNDVLSLEAQRAVGGAVAKLGLSLLEKLQPGSEQPNIIISPLSVSLALAELALGAKNKTEDKLLEVLQAKELPNFHETLSCLQEQLTAKAVRMASRLYLIPNVRVNQDFVDRALNLYKSEPAHLTSIEEVNRWVEEATKGHITNFMSSLPPNFVLMLINAIHFKGEWQSRFDSKFTVKDIFYIDKKTSVKVDMMMGSKYPLSMFVDRKDGTQVARFPFQGNMSLLVVMPVPAHGNLSNAAAKLNISDMYEHFQSEKSMHVKLPKFKLQYKQDLRQALTSMGLGLLFTGPDFSRIAPGPLVVSGVQHASSMELSEEGAEASAATSVTLVRTVPTFAVNMPFIFALVDDASYMPLFLGMITNPNPGATTEQSDDPKTETESIMKPSKVSQNDGTLNDSPHMENMLSYMLNMWKETVPQQFLRHQEMEDGN, from the exons ATGAAGCACTGTCTTATAGTGCTTATAACACTATGTTTCTTTAGGTTTGGACTGTTG GCTTCTAATGAAACAGATGATGGCAAAGTGAATTGCAATGATGTCTTAAGCCTGGAAGCTCAGCGAGCAGTTGGTGGTGCAGTGGCTAAACTGGGATTGTCGCTTTTAGAAAAACTACAGCCTGGGTCTGAGCAACCAAACATAATCATATCACCTCTCAGTGTTTCTCTTGCGCTTGCTGAGCTCGCTTTGG gTGCAAAGAACAAGACAGAAGACAAGTTGTTGGAAGTCCTTCAGGCAAAAGAGCTACCCAATTTTCATGAAACCTTAAGCTGTCTACAAGAACAACTAACTGCTAAGGCTGTCAGGATGGCATCTCGTCTCTACCTCATACCAA ATGTTAGGGTGAACCAGGACTTTGTAGACAGAGCTTTGAACCTGTACAAATCCGAACCTGCACATCTGACCTCCATTGAGGAAGTCAATCGTTGGGTGGAGGAAGCCACCAAAGGTCACATAACCAACTTTATGTCCAGTCTTCCACCAAATTTTGTTCTAATGCTGATAAACGCCATTCATTTTAAAG GTGAGTGGCAATCCCGATTTGATTCCAAGTTCACTGTAAAGGATATTTTCTACATTGACAAAAAAACCTCTGTAAAAGTGGACATGATGATGGGATCCAAATATCCACTCAGCATGTTTGTAGATAGAAAAGATGGCACTCAG GTTGCAAGATTCCCTTTTCAAGGAAATATGAGTCTTCTGGTGGTAATGCCTGTGCCCGCACATGGAAATCTGTCAAACGCGGCTGCCAAGCTCAACATATCGGACATGTATGAACATTTTCAAAGTGAGAAGTCCATGCATGTTAAACTACCTAAATTCAAATTACAGTACAAGCAGGATCTGCGACAAGCACTCACAAGCATGg GTCTGGGCTTGCTGTTTACTGGGCCTGATTTTTCCAGAATTGCACCAGGCCCGTTAGTGGTTTCAGGCGTACAACATGCCTCAAGCATGGAGCTGAGTGAGGAGGGGGCCGAGGCTTCAGCCGCAACCTCTGTTACTCTTGTGCGCACCGTTCCTACTTTTGCAGTCAACATGCCATTCATCTTCGCACTGGTGGATGATGCCTCTTACATGCCTCTCTTTCTGGGTATGATCACCAACCCCAACCCTGGAGCGACAACGGAACAAAGCGATGATccaaaaactgaaactgaaagcATCATGAAGCCAAGCAAAGTGTCCCAGAATGATGGGACACTGAATGATAGTCCACATATGGAAAACATGCTAAGTTACATGTTGAATATGTGGAAGGAAACAGTTCCTCAGCAGTTCCTCAGACATCAGGAGATGGAGGATGGGAACTAA